In the genome of Burkholderia diffusa, one region contains:
- a CDS encoding ESPR-type extended signal peptide-containing protein, giving the protein MNRTYRSIWNEALGAWVAASEHDSARGKGKRSASVKLLVTLLLAGAAQASHAGIYTFNGGNGGGNCGYASGTGPDGSRTYAAGTAPQDGSGGFSSVAGCNANGNNLLGVTLFGSYTTATGNGAVAIGMGANAAQWALAAGLQATASGQSSTALGFNASAGGVGSVALGANSGATADGSIALGSGATSTVVNSVAIGSGATASGTTSGTTGGTGTVSNTTIGTQTFGTYAGASSSAGVVSVGKVGSERRIQNVAAGLVSATSTDAINGSQLFAVASTTTSSIASLSTSTSTGLSSANSSIASLSTSTSTGINSLSTGLSSTNSSVASLSTSASTGLSSANSSISSLSTSTSTGIKSLSTGLSSTNSSVTSLSTSTSTGLSSANSSISSLSTSTSSGINSLSTGLSSTDSTVASLSTSTSTGLSSATSSISSLSTSTSTGINSLSTGLSSTNSSVTSLSSSTSTGLSSANSSISSLSTSTSTGLSSTNSSVASLSTSASTGLSSANSSISSLSTSTSTGLSSTNSSVASLSTSASTGLSSANSSISSLSTSTSTGLSSTNSSVASLSTSTSTGLSSANSSIASLSTSTSTGINSLSTGLSSTNSTVASLSTSTSTGLSSANSSISSLSTSTSTGLSSTNSSVASLSTSTSTGLSSANSSISSLSTSTSTGLSSTNSSVASLSTSTSTGLSSANSSIASLSTSTSTGINSLSTGLSSTNSTVASLSTSTSTGLSSANSSISSLSTSTSTGISSLSTGLSTVTTKTDNLGNSTAAALGGGASYNPATGTVSAPSYTTYNANGTTSTANSVGSAIDSINNQGIKYFHANSTAADSQALGTDSVAIGPNAIANHAGDVALGSGSVTDAPTPTPTGTVGGVTSTFAGGNPSSVVSVGNASTGTTRQITNVAAGQITANSTDAINGSQLFATNSVVDSLSTTVSSSSSAISSLSTGITSLSTGLSSTNSSVASLSTSTSTGLSSANSSIASLSTSTSTGINSLSTGLSSTNSSVASLSTSTSTGLSSANSSISSLSTSTSTGLSSTNSSVASLSTSTSTGLSSANSSISSLSTSTSTGLSSTNSSVASLSTSASTGLSSANSSISSLSTSTSTGLSSTNSSVASLSTSASTGLSSANSSISSLSTSTSTGINSLSTGLSSTDSSVASLSTSTSTGLSSATSSISSLSTSTSTGINSLSTGLSSTDSTVASLSTSTSTGLSSATSSISSLSTSTSTSINSLSTGLSSTDSTVASLSTSTSTGLSSATSSISSLSTSTSTGINSLSTGLSSTDSTVASLSTSTSTGLSSATSSISSLSTSTSTGINSLSTGLSSTDSTVASLSTSTSTGLSSATSSISSLSTSTSTGINSLSTGLSSTDSTVASLSTSTSTGLSSATSSISSLSTSTSTGINSLSTGLSSATSSISSLSTSTSTGINSLSTGLSSTDSTVASLSTSTSTGLSSATSSITSLSTSTSTSINSLSTGLSSTDSSVASLSTSTSTGLSSATSSISSLSTSTSTSINSLSTGLSSTDSTVASLSTSTSTGLSSATSSISSLSTSTSTGINSLSTGLSSTDSTVASLSTSTSTGLSSATSSITSLSTSTSTGINSLSTGLSSTDSTVASLSTSTSTGLSSATSSISSLSTSTSTGLSTATSSIGSLSTGLSSTNSSLTSLSTSTASSVTSLSTGLSSTNSSVASLSTSTSTGLSSATSSITSLSTSTSTSINSLSTGLSSTDSTVASLSTSTSTGLSTATSSITSLSTSTSTAIEAAKTHYYSVNDNGTQQGNYANNGATGVNSLAAGVNASAAGASSVAVGDGSNAQSTGAVAIGQNASATGGKAVSIGSGNTASGDGAVAIGDPSVATGTGAVAMGANDTATGTGAVALGNANTATGNSALALGSANQATADNTIALGNQSTASAIGAQAYGAGATASAANALALGSNATANVANSIALGAGSVTGTAVGTSSATIGGVTYFFAGTSPVGVVSVGDPATGATRQITNVAAGQVSATSTDAINGSQLNATNQAVNSLSTSTASNISSLSTGIGSLSTGLSSTNSSLTSLSTSTSTAINSLSTGLSSTNSNLTSLSTSTSTGIGSLSTGLSSTNSTVASLSTGVTNLGDQVNQLSTTINNNTTRSANNTAIAADMNGTGSDRPTVTAGSNSVAIGANSTDGGRSNVVSVGSPGSERQITNVAPGTQGTDAVNVNQLTQVQTTLSTALSGQQAQINSLGSQLQQTDQMAKQGIAAVGAMASIPQLDRDANFGMGVGTASFLGQKAMAVNMQARITENLKASINGGFSGGQKVIGAGMLYQWK; this is encoded by the coding sequence ATGAACCGCACATACCGCTCGATCTGGAACGAAGCTCTTGGCGCCTGGGTCGCGGCATCCGAACACGATTCGGCACGGGGCAAGGGCAAGCGCTCGGCTTCGGTTAAGCTGCTCGTCACCTTGTTGTTGGCCGGCGCAGCGCAGGCGAGCCATGCAGGCATTTACACCTTCAACGGGGGCAATGGAGGGGGCAATTGCGGCTATGCCAGTGGAACGGGACCTGACGGCTCGCGTACGTATGCGGCAGGCACGGCTCCCCAAGACGGCAGCGGCGGATTCTCGTCGGTTGCAGGCTGTAATGCGAATGGCAACAATCTCCTCGGCGTGACGCTGTTCGGCTCGTATACGACAGCCACTGGGAATGGGGCCGTCGCTATCGGCATGGGCGCTAATGCGGCTCAATGGGCACTGGCTGCGGGCCTTCAGGCGACTGCGTCGGGTCAATCGAGCACCGCATTGGGCTTCAATGCCTCGGCCGGCGGCGTAGGATCCGTGGCGCTGGGCGCCAATTCCGGGGCCACGGCGGACGGTTCAATCGCACTGGGTTCGGGCGCAACCTCGACTGTCGTCAACTCGGTCGCAATCGGCTCCGGCGCTACCGCAAGTGGTACTACGTCGGGCACGACCGGCGGCACGGGTACGGTAAGCAATACAACAATCGGCACCCAGACGTTCGGCACCTATGCCGGCGCGAGTTCGTCCGCCGGTGTGGTCAGCGTCGGTAAAGTCGGTTCGGAACGCCGTATCCAGAACGTCGCCGCTGGCCTCGTCAGCGCAACTAGCACCGATGCGATCAACGGTAGCCAGCTTTTCGCGGTTGCAAGCACGACGACGTCGAGCATCGCGAGCCTGTCGACCTCCACGTCGACGGGTCTCTCATCGGCCAATAGCTCGATCGCTTCGCTCTCCACGTCGACTTCGACCGGCATCAACTCGCTGTCGACCGGCCTCAGCTCGACCAATAGCTCGGTGGCTTCGCTTTCGACTTCCGCGTCGACCGGCCTGTCGTCGGCTAATAGCTCGATCTCGTCGCTGTCCACTTCGACCTCGACGGGGATCAAGTCGCTGTCCACGGGCCTGAGCTCGACCAATAGCTCCGTTACATCGCTTTCGACTTCGACGTCGACCGGTCTGTCGTCGGCTAACAGCTCGATCAGCTCGCTGTCCACTTCGACTTCGAGCGGCATCAACTCCCTGTCCACGGGCCTCAGCTCGACCGACAGCACCGTGGCTTCGCTGTCGACCTCCACGTCGACCGGCCTCTCGTCGGCAACCAGCTCGATCAGCTCGCTGTCGACGTCGACTTCAACCGGCATCAACTCCCTGTCCACAGGCCTGAGCTCGACCAATAGCTCGGTTACATCGCTGTCGTCGTCCACGTCGACCGGTCTGTCGTCGGCTAACAGCTCGATTTCGTCGCTGTCCACGTCGACTTCGACGGGCCTGAGCTCGACCAATAGTTCGGTCGCTTCGCTCTCGACCTCCGCGTCGACGGGTCTCTCCTCCGCTAACAGCTCGATTTCGTCGCTGTCTACGTCGACCTCGACGGGCCTGAGCTCGACCAACAGTTCGGTCGCTTCGCTCTCGACCTCCGCGTCGACGGGTCTCTCCTCCGCTAACAGCTCGATTTCGTCGCTGTCTACGTCGACCTCGACGGGCCTGAGCTCGACCAACAGTTCGGTCGCTTCGCTCTCGACCTCCACGTCGACGGGGCTCTCGTCGGCAAATAGTTCGATCGCCTCGCTCTCCACGTCGACTTCGACCGGCATCAACTCACTGTCGACCGGCCTCAGTTCGACCAACAGCACGGTGGCTTCGCTTTCGACCTCGACGTCGACTGGCCTCTCCTCCGCTAACAGCTCGATTTCGTCGCTGTCTACGTCGACCTCGACCGGCCTGAGCTCGACCAACAGTTCGGTGGCTTCGCTCTCGACCTCCACGTCGACGGGGCTCTCGTCGGCTAACAGCTCGATTTCGTCGCTCTCTACGTCGACCTCGACTGGCCTGAGCTCGACCAACAGTTCGGTGGCTTCGCTGTCGACTTCCACGTCGACGGGGCTCTCGTCGGCGAATAGTTCGATCGCTTCGCTCTCCACGTCGACTTCGACGGGCATCAACTCGCTGTCGACCGGCCTCAGTTCGACCAACAGCACGGTGGCTTCGCTTTCGACCTCGACGTCGACTGGCCTCTCCTCCGCTAACAGCTCGATTTCGTCGCTGTCTACGTCGACCTCGACGGGAATCAGCTCGCTGTCCACCGGCCTCAGCACGGTCACGACCAAGACCGACAATCTCGGCAACAGCACCGCCGCAGCCCTCGGCGGCGGCGCGAGCTACAACCCGGCAACCGGCACGGTTTCCGCTCCGTCGTACACCACCTACAACGCGAACGGCACGACGTCGACCGCCAACAGCGTCGGCTCGGCGATCGACAGCATCAACAACCAGGGCATCAAGTACTTCCACGCGAATTCGACGGCAGCCGACAGCCAGGCACTCGGCACGGATTCGGTCGCGATCGGCCCGAATGCGATCGCCAACCACGCCGGCGACGTCGCACTCGGCAGCGGCTCCGTTACCGATGCACCCACCCCGACGCCAACGGGTACCGTCGGCGGCGTGACCTCGACGTTCGCGGGCGGCAACCCGAGCAGCGTGGTGAGCGTCGGCAATGCGAGCACAGGCACCACGCGTCAAATCACCAACGTCGCGGCTGGCCAAATCACGGCGAACAGCACGGACGCGATCAACGGCTCCCAACTCTTCGCGACCAATTCCGTCGTGGATTCGCTGTCGACGACGGTGTCGTCGTCCAGCAGCGCGATTTCGTCGCTGTCGACCGGCATCACTTCGTTGTCGACGGGGCTGAGCTCGACCAATAGCTCGGTCGCTTCGCTGTCGACCTCCACGTCGACGGGGCTCTCGTCGGCGAATAGCTCGATCGCTTCGCTCTCCACGTCGACCTCAACGGGCATTAACTCGCTGTCGACCGGCCTCAGCTCGACCAATAGTTCGGTGGCTTCGCTGTCGACCTCGACGTCGACTGGCCTCTCGTCCGCTAACAGCTCGATTTCGTCGCTGTCTACGTCGACCTCGACGGGCCTGAGTTCGACCAATAGTTCGGTCGCTTCGCTCTCGACTTCCACGTCGACCGGCCTCTCGTCCGCTAACAGCTCGATTTCGTCGCTGTCTACGTCGACCTCGACCGGCCTGAGCTCGACCAATAGTTCGGTCGCTTCGCTCTCGACCTCCGCGTCGACGGGTCTCTCGTCGGCTAACAGCTCGATTTCGTCGCTGTCTACGTCGACCTCGACCGGCCTGAGCTCGACCAACAGTTCGGTCGCTTCGCTCTCGACCTCCGCGTCGACGGGTCTCTCGTCGGCTAACAGCTCGATCAGCTCGTTGTCCACCTCGACCTCGACGGGCATCAACTCGTTGTCGACGGGCCTCAGCTCGACCGATAGCTCGGTCGCGTCGCTGTCGACCTCAACGTCGACTGGCCTGTCGTCGGCAACCAGCTCGATCAGCTCGCTCTCCACCTCGACTTCGACCGGCATCAACTCGCTGTCCACGGGCCTCAGCTCCACCGACAGCACGGTCGCTTCGCTGTCGACTTCCACGTCGACCGGCCTCTCGTCGGCCACCAGCTCGATCAGCTCGCTGTCCACCTCGACTTCGACGAGCATCAACTCGCTGTCGACCGGCCTCAGCTCGACCGATAGCACCGTCGCGTCGCTGTCGACCTCCACGTCGACCGGCCTCTCGTCGGCCACCAGCTCGATTTCGTCGCTGTCCACCTCGACCTCGACGGGCATCAACTCGTTGTCGACCGGCCTCAGCTCAACCGATAGCACGGTGGCTTCGCTGTCGACCTCCACGTCGACCGGCCTGTCCTCGGCAACCAGCTCGATCAGTTCGCTGTCCACCTCGACTTCGACGGGCATCAACTCGTTGTCGACGGGCCTCAGCTCGACCGACAGCACCGTGGCTTCGCTCTCGACTTCGACGTCGACCGGTCTGTCGTCGGCAACCAGCTCGATTTCGTCGCTCTCGACGTCGACTTCGACGGGGATCAACTCGCTGTCGACGGGCCTCAGCTCGACCGACAGCACCGTGGCTTCGCTCTCGACTTCGACGTCGACCGGTCTGTCGTCGGCAACCAGCTCGATTTCGTCGCTCTCGACGTCGACTTCGACGGGGATCAACTCGCTGTCGACCGGCCTGTCCTCGGCAACCAGCTCGATCAGTTCGCTGTCCACGTCGACTTCGACCGGCATCAACTCGTTGTCCACGGGCCTCAGCTCGACCGATAGCACGGTCGCTTCGCTGTCGACTTCGACGTCGACCGGCCTCTCGTCGGCCACCAGCTCGATCACCTCGTTGTCCACGTCGACCTCGACGAGCATCAACTCACTGTCGACCGGCCTCAGCTCGACCGACAGCTCGGTCGCTTCGCTGTCGACTTCCACGTCGACGGGTCTCTCATCGGCTACCAGCTCGATTTCGTCGCTGTCCACGTCGACTTCGACGAGCATCAACTCGCTGTCGACCGGCCTCAGCTCGACCGATAGCACCGTCGCTTCGCTCTCGACTTCGACGTCGACTGGCCTGTCCTCGGCAACCAGCTCGATCAGCTCGTTGTCCACCTCGACCTCGACGGGCATCAACTCGCTGTCGACCGGCCTCAGCTCGACCGATAGCACCGTCGCTTCGCTGTCGACTTCGACGTCGACCGGCCTGTCGTCGGCCACCAGCTCGATTACCTCGTTGTCCACGTCAACCTCGACGGGCATCAACTCGCTGTCTACCGGCCTCAGCTCGACCGACAGCACCGTGGCTTCGCTGTCGACCTCCACGTCGACCGGCCTCTCGTCGGCCACCAGCTCGATCAGCTCGCTGTCCACCTCGACCTCGACCGGCCTCTCGACCGCGACCAGCTCGATCGGCTCGCTGTCGACCGGCCTCAGCTCGACCAACAGCTCGCTGACGTCGCTGTCCACCTCGACCGCAAGCAGCGTCACGTCGCTGTCCACGGGCCTGAGCTCGACCAACAGCTCGGTCGCTTCGCTGTCGACTTCCACGTCGACCGGTCTGTCGTCGGCCACCAGCTCGATCACCTCGCTGTCCACCTCGACTTCGACGAGCATCAATTCGCTGTCGACGGGCCTCAGCTCCACCGACAGCACGGTGGCATCGCTGTCGACTTCCACGTCGACCGGTCTGTCGACGGCCACCAGCTCAATCACGTCACTGTCCACCTCGACCTCGACCGCGATCGAAGCCGCCAAGACGCACTACTACAGCGTCAACGACAACGGCACGCAGCAAGGCAACTACGCCAACAACGGCGCAACGGGCGTCAACTCGCTCGCAGCCGGCGTGAATGCCAGCGCGGCGGGCGCCAGCAGCGTCGCGGTCGGCGACGGCTCGAACGCGCAGTCGACCGGCGCGGTTGCCATCGGCCAGAACGCATCGGCCACCGGCGGCAAGGCGGTGTCGATCGGCTCCGGCAACACGGCGAGCGGCGACGGCGCGGTTGCGATCGGCGACCCGAGTGTCGCAACGGGCACCGGCGCCGTGGCAATGGGCGCGAACGACACGGCCACCGGCACCGGCGCAGTGGCGCTCGGCAACGCGAACACGGCAACCGGCAACAGCGCACTCGCCCTCGGCAGCGCGAACCAGGCCACTGCGGACAACACGATCGCGCTGGGCAACCAGTCGACGGCCAGCGCCATCGGCGCCCAGGCCTACGGCGCGGGCGCCACGGCCAGCGCGGCCAACGCGCTCGCCCTCGGCTCGAACGCCACCGCTAACGTCGCGAACTCGATCGCGCTCGGCGCGGGCTCGGTCACGGGCACCGCGGTGGGCACCTCGAGCGCCACGATCGGCGGTGTCACGTACTTCTTCGCGGGCACCTCGCCGGTGGGCGTGGTCAGCGTCGGCGACCCTGCCACGGGCGCCACGCGCCAGATCACGAACGTCGCGGCGGGCCAGGTATCGGCCACCAGCACGGACGCGATCAACGGCAGCCAGCTCAACGCAACGAACCAGGCGGTCAACAGCCTGTCCACGTCGACCGCGTCGAACATCTCGTCGCTGTCGACCGGCATCGGTTCGCTGTCCACGGGCCTGAGCTCGACCAACAGCTCGCTGACGTCGCTGTCCACGTCGACCTCGACGGCGATCAACTCGCTGTCGACGGGCCTCAGCTCGACGAACAGCAACCTCACGTCACTGTCCACGTCCACGTCGACCGGGATCGGCTCGCTGTCGACGGGCCTGAGCTCGACGAACAGCACGGTGGCATCGCTGTCGACCGGCGTGACGAACCTCGGCGATCAGGTGAACCAGTTGTCGACGACGATCAACAACAACACGACGCGCTCGGCGAACAACACCGCCATCGCGGCCGACATGAACGGCACCGGCTCCGACCGGCCGACGGTCACCGCCGGCTCGAACTCGGTGGCGATCGGCGCGAATTCGACCGATGGCGGCCGTTCGAATGTCGTGAGCGTCGGCTCGCCCGGGAGCGAGCGCCAGATCACGAACGTCGCGCCGGGTACGCAAGGCACGGACGCGGTGAACGTGAACCAGCTGACGCAGGTGCAGACGACGCTGTCGACGGCACTGTCGGGCCAGCAGGCGCAAATCAACTCGCTGGGTTCGCAACTGCAGCAGACCGACCAGATGGCGAAGCAAGGTATCGCGGCCGTCGGCGCGATGGCGTCGATCCCGCAGCTCGATCGCGACGCCAACTTCGGGATGGGTGTCGGCACCGCGTCGTTCCTGGGTCAGAAGGCGATGGCGGTCAACATGCAGGCGCGCATCACGGAGAACCTGAAGGCGTCGATCAACGGCGGCTTCAGCGGCGGTCAGAAGGTGATCGGCGCCGGCATGCTGTACCAGTGGAAGTAA
- a CDS encoding OmpA family protein produces MNKLVLALALSATALAACSTASGPTYSASELQPRDGVRTFQVDCHGLLSGPQTCMKAARKICGDQPVRTVDSARALRDGADPATLVFQCGAAPAAAASTAEPSPTPAPAAVEHVNLAGDALFATGLATLTPAARASLDKLLSEREDHTYTHVTVTGHTDSVGNDAANLALSKRRAETVASYLKAHGLKAQSVSVTGRGAADPVASNATAEGRASNRRVEISLQR; encoded by the coding sequence GTGAACAAACTCGTTCTTGCGCTCGCGCTTTCCGCGACGGCCCTCGCCGCGTGCTCGACCGCATCAGGCCCGACCTACAGCGCATCCGAACTGCAGCCGCGCGACGGCGTGCGCACCTTCCAGGTGGATTGCCACGGCCTGCTGTCAGGCCCGCAGACCTGCATGAAGGCCGCCCGCAAGATCTGCGGCGACCAGCCGGTGCGTACCGTCGATTCCGCGCGTGCGCTGCGCGACGGCGCTGATCCCGCGACGCTGGTGTTCCAGTGCGGCGCCGCGCCGGCCGCAGCGGCGTCGACCGCCGAGCCGTCGCCCACGCCTGCACCCGCAGCGGTGGAACACGTCAACCTCGCGGGCGACGCGCTGTTCGCGACGGGCCTGGCCACGCTCACGCCGGCCGCGCGCGCATCGCTCGACAAGCTGCTGAGCGAACGCGAAGACCACACGTACACGCACGTGACGGTCACCGGCCATACGGATTCGGTCGGCAACGACGCCGCCAATCTCGCGCTGTCGAAGCGCCGCGCGGAAACCGTCGCAAGCTACCTGAAGGCGCACGGGCTGAAGGCGCAATCGGTGTCGGTCACGGGCCGGGGCGCCGCCGATCCGGTCGCCTCCAACGCGACGGCCGAAGGCCGCGCGAGCAACCGCCGCGTCGAGATCTCGCTACAGCGCTGA